A single region of the Kwoniella botswanensis chromosome 1, complete sequence genome encodes:
- a CDS encoding tRNA pseudouridine(38-40) synthase: MENTESIKRARSPSPKAESKDGVVNPKAEQPEEGQPPAKKPHVEPTASAPSDTPISGVNVSVDVDPEEAMFNAMSSENGEDRKKKTWGRGQGYGNGGKGKGKESEKKGPDAVKYDRRPNDWTPREKKDGETEARLPKRRCALLVGYCGTGYHGMQIQTHGSETIEGDVFAALVKAGAISADNANDHRKSDVQRAARTDAGVHAAGNCISLKMIVEPPLPEGYKTLAEYVNSILPDQIRMWGFVRTVKSFNARTAADSRIYEYLLPSYCLLPPGRDDPLGKRLDKSSPGWRDLLGKEAVDFVDAAPSLEPEGEEEGGKVNPKNRGEFERRRGFRVDSKTLERFRELIAQYKGTHNFHNFTVGKPFNDRTVKRFMIKLEVKDPQVYGEIEWISVMIHGQSFMLHQIRKMISMAMLACRTASPPSLIPETFGPKRIHVPKAPPLGLLLEAPQFGVYNTRITTKANGLQEDRDPVDFGLYAEQMHDFKVKWIYEKLRQEELEAHVFHKWMRQMDCSMSNGLAFLNTQGTIPPEADLSKGAKEARRAAAAAQAKEGGAGGEGEGEGEKDIADEEMESEDEEVDMEEVKRGEWEG, from the exons ATGGAAAACACCGAATCAATCAAACGAGCTCGATCCCCCTCCCCAAAAGCAGAGTCGAAAGATGGCGTAGTAAACCCCAAGGCCGAACAGCCTGAAGAAGGTCAACCTCCGGCTAAGAAACCTCATGTCGAACCCACTGCCTCAGCACCTTCTGATACCCCCATATCAGGTGTGAATGTCAGTGTGGATGTGGATCCTGAAGAGGCAATGTTCAATGCCATGTCTTctgagaatggtgaagacAGGAAGAAAAAGACTTGGGGAAGAGGACAGGGGTATGGTAATGGAGGTAAAGGCAAGGGGAAAGAGAGCGAGAAGAAGGGACCGGATGCGGTGAAGTATGACAGGAGACCTAATGATTGGACACccagagagaagaaggacggAGAGACCGAAGCTAGGTTACCGAAGAGAAGGTGTGCTTTGCTGGTAGG ATACTGTGGTACTGGATATCACGGTATGCAAAT ACAAACGCACGGCTCAGAAACTATCGAAGGAGACGTATTCGCAGCACTCGTCAAAGCAGGTGCTATCTCAGCGGACAACGCGAACGATCATAGGAAATCAGATGTTCAGAGAGCAGCTAGGACTGATGCAGGTGTGCACGCAGCTGGAAATTG TATCTCACTGAAAATGATCGTCGAGCCACCTCTTCCGGAAGGATACAAGACACTGGCAGAATACGTCAATTCCATCTTACCTGATCAGATTAGAATGTGGGGATTCGTCAGGACAGTCAAATCCTTCAATGCTAGAAC AGCCGCCGACTCACGTATCTACGAATATCTCTTGCCTTCATACTGCCTCTTACCGCCTGGACGAGATGATCCATTGGGTAAAAGGCTGGATAAGTCATCACCTGGATGGAGAGATCTGCTGGGCAAAGAAGCAGTAGATTTCGTTGATGCTGCACCATCGCTCGAGCCCGAgggcgaagaggaagggggaAAGGTGAATCCCAAGAACAGGGGAGAATTCGAAAGGAGACGGGGATTCAGGGTTGATAGCAAGACTTTAGAGAGGTTCAGAGAATTGATCGCTCAATATAAAGGTACTCA TAACTTTCATAATTTCACAGTCGGTAAACCATTCAACGATAGAACTGTAAAGAGATTCATGATCAAATTAGAAGTGAAAGATCCTCAGGTGTACGGTGAGATCGAATGGATCTCCGTCATGATTCACGGTCAAAGTTTCATGTTGCATCAAATC cgaaagatgatatcaatggCAATGTTAGCATGTAGAACAGCTTCGCCACCATCCTTGATTCCTGAGACTTTCGGTCCCAAACGTATTCATGTACCTAAAGCACCTCCTCTCGGATTGCTACTCGAAGCACCTCAATTCGGAGTATACAACACTCGAATCACCACCAAGGCGAACGGTCTACAGGAAGATAGAGATCCGGTGGATTTCGGATTATATGCTGAGCAGATGCATGATTTCAAGGTGAAATGGATTTATGAGAAACTGAGacaagaggaattggaagctcatgt CTTCCATAAATGGATGCGTCAGATGGATTGCTCCATGTCCAATGGTCTCGCATTCTTGAA TACCCAAGGAACCATCCCACCTGAAGCGGACTTGTCAAAAGGAGCAAAAGAAGCTCGTcgagctgctgctgccgctcAAGCTAAAGAGGGTGGAGCGggcggtgaaggtgaaggggagGGTGAAAAGGATATAGCAGACGAGGAGATGgaaagtgaggatgaggaggttgatatgGAGGAGGTTAAAAGAGGTGAATGGGAAGGATAG